One part of the Streptomyces sp. NBC_00286 genome encodes these proteins:
- a CDS encoding DUF2252 domain-containing protein has product MSESGGAVAARAEQTEQTGRARVADVRGFAQWPAQGSPKEEGKALRERVSRAAHASLDGNGDRPSAVTAVEESNRGRIPELTAIRVGRMAASPFAFLRGSAGLMAYDLARTPMTGIGAQICGDAHAANFGLYADARGGLVIDLNDFDETVYGPWEWDLKRLATSLVLAGREAGAGEDTCRKAAHYATGSYRRTMRLLAKLPALDAWNAIADEELVSHTDAHDLLGTLERVSEKARANTSGRFAAKSTEPVEGGGRRFVDAPPVLRRIPDAEAAGVAASLEEYLTTLSEDRLPLLARYAVQDVAFRVVGTGSVGLRSYVVLLLDHRGEPLVLQVKETRPSALVPHLRTAGLTVPEVEHEGRRVVLGQKRMQVVSDILLGWTSVDGRPFQVRQFRNRKGSVDPAALAADQIDDYARMTGALLARAHAHSADPRLIAGYCGKSEELDEAIASFSVAYADRTEADHAELVGAVKAGRVVGELGV; this is encoded by the coding sequence GTGAGCGAGAGCGGTGGCGCGGTGGCAGCACGGGCTGAGCAGACGGAGCAGACGGGACGGGCCAGAGTCGCCGATGTGCGCGGGTTCGCGCAGTGGCCGGCACAGGGGTCTCCCAAGGAAGAGGGCAAGGCCCTGCGGGAGCGGGTCTCGAGGGCAGCGCACGCCTCCCTGGACGGGAACGGTGACCGGCCGAGCGCCGTGACCGCCGTCGAGGAGTCCAACCGCGGCCGCATCCCCGAGCTCACGGCGATACGGGTCGGACGAATGGCCGCCAGCCCCTTCGCCTTCCTGCGCGGCTCGGCCGGACTCATGGCATACGACCTGGCGCGTACGCCCATGACAGGCATCGGCGCGCAGATCTGCGGGGACGCGCACGCGGCGAACTTCGGCCTCTACGCGGACGCGCGCGGCGGCCTCGTCATCGACCTGAACGACTTCGACGAGACCGTGTACGGGCCCTGGGAATGGGACCTCAAACGGCTCGCGACCTCGCTGGTCCTCGCGGGCCGGGAGGCGGGAGCGGGCGAGGACACCTGCCGCAAGGCGGCGCACTACGCGACCGGCTCTTACCGGCGCACCATGCGGCTGCTCGCCAAACTCCCGGCCCTGGACGCCTGGAACGCCATCGCGGACGAGGAACTGGTCTCGCACACCGACGCCCACGACCTGCTGGGCACCCTGGAACGGGTCTCGGAGAAGGCGCGGGCCAACACCAGTGGCCGCTTCGCCGCGAAGTCGACGGAGCCGGTCGAGGGCGGCGGGCGCCGCTTCGTCGACGCGCCACCGGTGCTGCGGCGCATACCCGACGCGGAGGCCGCCGGGGTGGCGGCGTCGCTGGAGGAGTACCTGACCACGCTCTCCGAGGACCGCCTCCCGCTCCTCGCGCGGTACGCGGTGCAGGACGTCGCGTTCCGCGTGGTAGGCACGGGAAGCGTGGGCCTGCGCTCGTACGTGGTGCTCCTGCTGGACCACCGTGGCGAACCTCTCGTCCTCCAGGTGAAGGAGACCCGCCCCTCCGCCCTGGTGCCGCACCTGAGGACGGCGGGCCTGACGGTGCCGGAGGTCGAGCACGAGGGCCGCCGTGTCGTCCTCGGCCAGAAGCGCATGCAGGTCGTGAGCGACATCCTGCTCGGCTGGACCTCGGTCGACGGGCGGCCCTTCCAGGTACGTCAGTTCCGCAACCGCAAGGGCAGCGTGGACCCGGCGGCCCTGGCCGCCGACCAGATCGACGACTACGCCCGGATGACAGGCGCTCTGCTGGCCCGCGCGCACGCCCACAGCGCCGATCCCCGCCTGATCGCGGGCTACTGCGGCAAGAGCGAGGAACTGGACGAGGCGATCGCGTCCTTCTCGGTGGCTTACGCGGACCGCACGGAGGCGGACCATGCGGAGTTGGTGGGGGCTGTGAAGGCGGGGAGGGTTGTGGGGGAGTTGGGGGTTTGA
- a CDS encoding DUF3662 and FHA domain-containing protein: MGVLKKFEQRLEGLVNGTFAKVFKSEVQPVEIAGALQRECDNNATIWNRERTVVPNDFIVELSTPDFERLSPYSGQLGDELAGMVRDYAKQQRYTFMGPIKVHLEKADDLDTGLYRVRSRTLASSASQQAPERAPAGGPAGRREAYGFPQAASPAGAPPMPSAPPPGGRPGPAAPMAQGRGAAAPGPLPGARVRHWIEINGTRHQISRPTLVLGRSTDADVRIDDPGVSRRHCEIRTGTPSTIQDLGSTNGIVVDGQHTTRATLRDGSRIVVGSTTIIYRQAEG; this comes from the coding sequence ATGGGAGTCCTGAAGAAGTTCGAGCAGCGTCTCGAAGGTCTGGTCAACGGCACCTTCGCCAAGGTGTTCAAGTCCGAGGTCCAGCCCGTCGAGATCGCGGGAGCGCTGCAGCGCGAGTGCGACAACAACGCGACGATCTGGAACCGTGAGCGGACCGTCGTCCCCAACGACTTCATCGTGGAGCTGAGTACGCCGGACTTCGAGCGTCTCAGCCCCTACTCCGGCCAGCTCGGCGACGAGCTCGCCGGCATGGTGCGCGACTACGCGAAGCAGCAGCGCTACACCTTCATGGGCCCCATCAAGGTCCATCTGGAGAAGGCGGACGACCTCGACACCGGTCTGTACCGGGTACGCAGCCGTACGCTCGCCTCCTCCGCCAGCCAGCAGGCTCCGGAGCGCGCTCCCGCGGGAGGTCCGGCCGGCCGCCGCGAGGCCTACGGCTTCCCGCAGGCGGCCTCGCCTGCGGGCGCTCCGCCCATGCCGTCAGCGCCGCCGCCCGGTGGCCGTCCCGGCCCCGCGGCGCCGATGGCCCAGGGCCGTGGCGCGGCGGCTCCCGGCCCGCTGCCCGGTGCGCGCGTACGGCACTGGATCGAGATCAACGGCACTCGCCATCAGATCTCCCGCCCGACGCTCGTGCTGGGCCGCAGCACCGACGCCGACGTGCGGATCGACGACCCCGGCGTCTCGCGCCGGCACTGTGAGATCCGGACCGGAACGCCCTCGACGATCCAGGATCTCGGGTCCACCAACGGCATCGTGGTGGACGGGCAGCACACCACCCGCGCTACGCTCCGCGACGGCTCGCGGATCGTCGTGGGCAGCACCACCATCATTTACCGGCAAGCCGAAGGGTGA
- a CDS encoding FHA domain-containing protein FhaB/FipA produces MSELTLTVMRLGFLAVLWLFVIVAVQVIRSDLFGTRVTQRGSRRESGRPQAAARRQDAPPQQRQQASGGGRQRRGAPTKLVVSEGILEGTTVALQGQTITLGRAHDSTIVLDDDYASSRHARIYPDRDGQWIVEDLGSTNGTYLDRTRLTTPTPIPLGAPIRIGKTVIELRK; encoded by the coding sequence ATGTCAGAGCTGACCCTCACGGTCATGCGGCTGGGTTTCCTGGCCGTACTGTGGCTGTTCGTGATCGTGGCCGTGCAGGTCATCCGCAGCGATCTGTTCGGAACGCGTGTCACACAGCGCGGCTCGCGCCGGGAGAGCGGACGGCCGCAAGCGGCCGCCCGGCGGCAGGACGCACCTCCGCAGCAGCGCCAGCAGGCGAGCGGCGGCGGCCGTCAACGCCGTGGCGCGCCCACCAAGCTCGTCGTCTCCGAGGGCATCCTCGAGGGAACGACGGTCGCGCTGCAGGGGCAGACCATCACGCTGGGGCGTGCGCACGACTCCACGATCGTCCTGGATGACGACTACGCCTCCAGCAGGCATGCCAGGATCTACCCGGACCGTGATGGCCAGTGGATCGTGGAGGACCTAGGGTCCACCAACGGTACGTATCTCGACCGGACCCGGCTGACGACCCCCACGCCGATTCCGCTGGGCGCGCCGATCCGCATCGGCAAGACCGTCATCGAGCTGCGGAAGTAG
- a CDS encoding Stp1/IreP family PP2C-type Ser/Thr phosphatase: MSLSLRFAAGSHKGMIREGNEDSGYAGPRLLAIADGMGGQAAGEVASSEVISTIVALDDDVPGSDILTSLGTAVQRANDQLRLMVEEDPQLEGMGTTLTALLWTGQRLGLVHVGDSRAYLLRDGVLTQITQDHTWVQRLVDEGRITEDEATTHPQRSLLMRALGSGDHVEPDLSIREVRAGDRYLICSDGLSGVVSHQTMEDTLASYQGPQETVQQLIELALRGGGPDNITVIVADVLDIDGGDTLAGQMSDIPVVVGAVAENQQQQLHDDGTMQTPAGRASSLGRPAPSGGGGEFGPPGSGDTTGYVPTDGFGDYTEDDFVKPRRGRKWLKRSLYGVLALAVIGGGLYGGYRWTQTQYYVGTKGEHVALYRGISQDLAWVSLSKVEKDHPEIELKYLPPYQQKQVEATIAEGGLSDARSKIEELATQASACKKDAERRQAESRNNSQTGEGEAGGTTGTTRTSVASKATPSPTQSPTSQASPSADPSPTAPTPTPGPSLSEEEQKLVSLCGKQ, encoded by the coding sequence ATGAGTCTGTCACTGCGCTTCGCCGCCGGATCGCACAAAGGCATGATCCGCGAGGGCAATGAGGACTCCGGTTATGCCGGTCCGCGCCTGCTCGCGATCGCCGACGGGATGGGCGGCCAGGCCGCCGGTGAGGTCGCCAGTTCCGAGGTGATCTCCACCATCGTCGCACTCGACGACGACGTGCCGGGTTCCGACATCCTGACCTCGCTGGGCACGGCCGTGCAGCGCGCCAACGACCAGCTTCGGCTGATGGTCGAGGAGGACCCCCAGCTCGAGGGCATGGGGACGACCCTCACGGCACTGCTGTGGACCGGGCAGCGGCTCGGTCTCGTGCATGTCGGCGACTCCCGTGCGTACCTGCTGCGGGACGGCGTGCTGACGCAGATCACCCAGGACCACACCTGGGTGCAGCGGCTCGTCGACGAGGGACGTATCACCGAGGACGAGGCCACCACGCACCCGCAGCGCTCGCTGCTGATGCGTGCGCTGGGCAGCGGCGACCATGTCGAGCCGGATCTGTCGATCCGTGAAGTCCGAGCAGGCGACCGGTACTTGATCTGCTCCGACGGTCTGTCGGGGGTGGTCAGCCACCAGACGATGGAGGACACTCTCGCCAGCTACCAGGGCCCGCAGGAGACCGTGCAGCAGCTGATCGAGCTCGCGCTGCGCGGCGGCGGCCCGGACAACATCACGGTGATCGTGGCCGACGTACTCGACATCGACGGTGGGGACACCCTCGCGGGGCAGATGTCCGACATCCCGGTCGTCGTGGGCGCGGTCGCCGAGAACCAGCAGCAGCAGTTGCACGACGACGGCACGATGCAGACGCCCGCGGGCCGCGCCTCCAGCCTCGGCCGTCCCGCGCCCTCGGGGGGCGGCGGCGAGTTCGGCCCGCCCGGCAGCGGCGACACGACGGGATACGTACCGACGGACGGCTTCGGCGACTACACCGAGGACGACTTCGTCAAGCCGCGCCGCGGACGCAAGTGGCTGAAGAGATCCCTCTACGGCGTGCTCGCGCTCGCCGTCATCGGCGGCGGGCTGTACGGCGGTTACCGCTGGACACAGACGCAGTACTACGTCGGCACCAAGGGCGAGCACGTCGCGCTGTACCGCGGTATCAGCCAGGATCTGGCCTGGGTTTCGCTGTCGAAGGTGGAAAAGGACCACCCCGAGATCGAACTCAAGTACCTGCCGCCGTATCAGCAGAAGCAGGTCGAGGCCACGATCGCCGAGGGCGGCCTCAGCGACGCCAGGTCGAAAATCGAGGAGTTGGCCACGCAGGCGTCAGCTTGCAAGAAGGACGCCGAACGCAGGCAGGCCGAGAGCCGTAATAACTCTCAGACAGGTGAAGGCGAAGCAGGCGGCACCACGGGAACCACAAGGACGTCCGTGGCGTCGAAGGCGACACCATCACCGACCCAGAGCCCGACCTCGCAGGCATCACCGTCCGCCGACCCGTCCCCCACCGCACCCACTCCCACACCCGGTCCCAGCCTCTCGGAGGAAGAGCAGAAGCTGGTCTCGCTGTGCGGTAAGCAGTAA
- a CDS encoding FtsW/RodA/SpoVE family cell cycle protein: MSSTTNPSTHHTSTIGAIGAPSRRNTELALLVFAVVIPVFAYANVGLAVNDQVPSGLLGYGLGLGLLAAVGHLVVRKFAPYADPLMLPLATLLNGLGLVIIWRLDQSERLQASNTFVEAAPRQLLYSAMGLALFAVVMIFLKDHRVLQRYTYISMAGALFLLVLPLVPGLGSNINGARIWIRIPGLGSLQPGEFAKIALAVFFAGYLMVKRDALALASRRFLGLYLPRGRDLGPILVVWAISILILVFETDLGTSLLFFGMFIIMLYVATERTSWIVFGLLMSAVGAVTVASFEPHIQTRVQAWLDPMREYQLSRAGTYDGVFHSEQAMQALWAFGSGGTLGTGLGQGQSDLIGFAANSDFILATFGEELGLAGVMAILLIYGLIVERGVRTALAARDPFGKLLAVGLSGAFALQVFVVAGGVMGLIPLTGMTLPFVAYGGSSVIANWALIGILLRISDTARRPAPSPAPNPDAEMTQVVRP, from the coding sequence ATGAGCAGTACTACGAACCCATCGACGCACCATACGTCCACGATCGGCGCCATCGGTGCGCCCAGCCGGCGCAACACCGAGCTGGCGCTGCTGGTGTTCGCCGTCGTCATCCCGGTGTTCGCCTACGCCAATGTGGGCCTGGCCGTCAACGACCAGGTCCCCTCGGGCCTGCTCGGCTACGGCCTGGGGCTCGGCCTGCTCGCCGCGGTCGGCCATCTCGTCGTACGGAAGTTCGCGCCGTATGCGGATCCGCTGATGCTGCCGCTGGCGACGCTCCTCAACGGACTCGGGCTGGTGATCATCTGGCGGCTCGACCAGTCGGAGCGCTTGCAGGCGAGCAACACGTTCGTCGAGGCGGCCCCCCGCCAGCTGCTGTACTCCGCGATGGGGCTCGCCCTGTTCGCGGTGGTGATGATCTTCCTCAAGGATCACCGCGTCCTTCAGCGCTACACCTACATCTCCATGGCCGGGGCCCTGTTCCTGCTGGTGCTGCCGCTGGTGCCGGGTCTCGGTTCAAACATCAACGGCGCCAGGATCTGGATCAGGATCCCCGGCCTCGGCAGCCTCCAGCCCGGCGAGTTCGCGAAGATCGCCCTCGCCGTCTTCTTCGCCGGGTACCTGATGGTGAAGCGGGACGCCCTCGCCCTCGCCAGCCGCCGTTTCCTGGGCCTGTACCTGCCGCGCGGCCGCGATCTCGGCCCGATTCTCGTCGTCTGGGCAATCTCGATCCTCATTCTGGTCTTCGAGACGGACCTCGGTACGTCGCTGCTGTTCTTCGGAATGTTCATCATCATGCTGTACGTCGCCACCGAGCGGACCAGCTGGATCGTCTTCGGTCTGCTGATGTCCGCAGTCGGTGCCGTCACCGTGGCGAGCTTCGAACCGCACATCCAGACGCGTGTGCAGGCCTGGCTCGACCCGATGCGCGAATACCAGCTCAGCCGCGCCGGGACCTACGACGGCGTCTTCCACTCCGAGCAGGCGATGCAGGCCCTCTGGGCCTTCGGCTCCGGCGGCACCCTCGGCACCGGCCTCGGCCAGGGCCAGTCCGACCTCATCGGCTTCGCCGCCAACTCCGACTTCATCCTCGCCACCTTCGGCGAGGAACTGGGCCTGGCCGGCGTCATGGCGATCCTGCTGATCTACGGCCTGATCGTGGAACGCGGCGTACGCACCGCCCTCGCCGCCCGCGACCCCTTCGGCAAGCTGCTCGCCGTCGGCCTCTCCGGCGCCTTCGCGCTCCAGGTCTTCGTGGTCGCCGGCGGCGTCATGGGCCTGATCCCGCTGACCGGTATGACTCTGCCGTTCGTCGCATACGGCGGTTCATCGGTGATCGCCAACTGGGCACTGATCGGCATCCTGCTCCGGATCAGCGACACCGCACGCCGACCGGCGCCGTCGCCCGCCCCGAACCCCGACGCCGAGATGACCCAGGTGGTCCGACCGTGA
- a CDS encoding peptidoglycan D,D-transpeptidase FtsI family protein, with protein MNKPLRRIAIFCGLLVMALLIRDNWLQYVMADELRTNKENRRVTISRYAQPRGDIIVDGKPITGSTETSSGDYKWKRTYKDGEMWAPVTGYASQAFGATQLESIEDGILTGNDDRLFFRRTLDMITGKKQKGGNVVTTLSGAAQKAAFEGLGDKKGAVAAIDPSTGAILALASTPSYDPSTFAGNSTDTDTKAWTKLQKKQNPDDPMLNRALRETYPPGSTFKAVTAAAALEHGLVEDPDAKTDSPDPWTMPDTTTELPNEGNIPCKDASLRNALKFSCNTVFGKVGSDLGKDKMLETAKKFGFNEEQFVPVRASASVFPTAMDRPQTALSSIGQFDTATTPLQMAMVASAIANDGTLMKPYMVDRLMGQNVDVVEQTEPKEMSKPLSPDNAQKLQSMMETVVDEGTGTKAQIPNVKVGGKTGTAQHGVKNELAPYAWFISYAKADDGSSPVAVAVVVEDSQAERDDISGGGLAAPIAKDVMKAVLDSK; from the coding sequence GTGAACAAACCCCTGCGCCGGATTGCGATCTTCTGCGGACTCCTGGTGATGGCGCTGCTGATCCGCGACAACTGGCTCCAGTACGTCATGGCCGACGAACTGAGGACCAACAAAGAAAACCGCCGGGTGACCATCTCCCGCTACGCCCAGCCGCGCGGCGACATCATCGTCGACGGCAAGCCGATCACCGGCTCCACCGAGACCTCGAGCGGCGACTACAAGTGGAAGCGCACCTACAAGGACGGCGAGATGTGGGCCCCCGTCACGGGCTACGCCTCGCAGGCCTTCGGCGCGACGCAGCTGGAATCCATCGAGGACGGCATCCTCACCGGCAACGACGACCGGCTGTTCTTCCGCCGCACCCTCGACATGATCACCGGCAAGAAGCAGAAGGGCGGCAACGTCGTCACCACCCTCAGCGGCGCCGCCCAGAAGGCGGCCTTCGAGGGCCTCGGTGACAAGAAGGGCGCCGTCGCCGCCATCGACCCATCCACCGGTGCGATCCTGGCGCTCGCCTCAACGCCGTCGTACGACCCGTCGACGTTCGCCGGGAACTCCACGGACACCGACACCAAGGCCTGGACCAAACTCCAGAAGAAGCAGAACCCCGACGACCCGATGCTCAACCGGGCGCTGCGCGAGACCTACCCGCCCGGCTCCACCTTCAAGGCGGTCACCGCGGCCGCGGCCCTGGAGCACGGCCTCGTCGAGGACCCCGACGCGAAGACCGATTCGCCGGACCCGTGGACCATGCCGGACACCACCACCGAGCTGCCGAACGAGGGCAACATCCCGTGTAAGGACGCGTCACTTCGCAACGCCCTGAAGTTCTCCTGCAACACCGTGTTCGGCAAGGTCGGCTCCGACCTCGGCAAGGACAAGATGCTGGAGACCGCCAAGAAGTTCGGCTTCAACGAGGAGCAGTTCGTACCGGTCCGCGCCAGCGCCTCCGTCTTCCCCACCGCCATGGACAGGCCGCAGACCGCGCTCAGTTCCATCGGCCAGTTCGACACCGCCACCACCCCGCTCCAAATGGCCATGGTGGCCTCGGCCATCGCCAACGACGGCACCCTCATGAAGCCGTACATGGTCGACCGGCTGATGGGCCAGAACGTGGACGTCGTCGAGCAGACCGAACCGAAGGAGATGAGCAAGCCGCTCTCCCCGGACAACGCCCAGAAACTCCAGTCGATGATGGAGACCGTCGTCGACGAGGGCACCGGCACCAAGGCGCAGATCCCGAACGTCAAGGTCGGCGGCAAGACCGGTACCGCCCAGCACGGCGTCAAGAACGAGCTGGCGCCGTACGCCTGGTTCATCTCGTACGCGAAGGCCGACGACGGCAGCTCGCCTGTCGCCGTCGCCGTCGTCGTCGAGGACAGCCAGGCCGAACGTGACGACATCTCCGGCGGCGGTCTCGCCGCACCGATCGCGAAGGACGTGATGAAGGCAGTACTCGACAGCAAGTGA
- the pknB gene encoding Stk1 family PASTA domain-containing Ser/Thr kinase gives MEEPRRLGGRYELGQVLGRGGMAEVHLAHDTRLGRTVAVKTLRADLARDPSFQARFRREAQSAASLNHPAIVAVYDTGEDYIEGISIPYIVMEYVDGSTLRELLHSGRKLLPERAMEMTIGILQALEYSHRNQIVHRDIKPANVMLTRNGQVKVMDFGIARAMGDSGMTMTQTAAVIGTAQYLSPEQAKGEQVDARSDLYSTGCLLYELLTVRPPFVGDSPVSVAYQHVREEPQPPSNFDPEITPEMDAIVLKALVKDPDYRYQSADEMRVDIEACLDGQPVAATAAMGSVGYGGYPDDKPTTALRPTPGGQQTSMLPPMNPDDGGYGFDGGDRRRPKKSNASTILLVVAGILVLVGAVLIGRWVFSSTGGAGDESFPAPNFVNRTLPDARDMAKNVDLKVATKEQPCDDTPKGSVCDQTPKAKDPVNKGDTVTLTVSTGAPKIAVPDVKNLPFEKAEATLTEKGFDVQRKTEESDRTAGIVLAQDPEGGSEEEKGSTVTLTVAKEQEQETVPDVTGRTCDEAKAQMEANNLTGVCVDVETDDDNLVGKVIATDPEANSQADPNSTVNIQIGKEAEDEEKVQVPQVVGRTVGQAKQILNQAGFTNIQFQPGADQSDTALVQDQDPDPGQQVDDPAGTTITLNTIGFNNNGGNNNGGGDNGGGGIFGGVNGASARTED, from the coding sequence ATGGAAGAGCCGCGTCGCCTCGGCGGCCGGTACGAGCTGGGCCAGGTGCTCGGCCGTGGTGGCATGGCGGAGGTACATCTCGCCCATGACACACGGCTCGGCCGCACCGTGGCGGTGAAGACGCTGCGCGCGGACCTCGCGCGCGACCCGTCCTTCCAGGCCCGGTTCCGCCGGGAGGCCCAGTCGGCCGCCTCGCTCAACCATCCCGCGATCGTCGCCGTGTACGACACGGGTGAGGACTACATCGAGGGCATCTCCATCCCGTACATCGTGATGGAGTACGTCGACGGGTCCACGCTGCGCGAGCTGCTGCACTCCGGGCGCAAACTGCTGCCCGAGCGCGCCATGGAGATGACCATCGGCATCCTCCAGGCCCTCGAGTACTCACACCGCAACCAGATCGTCCACCGCGACATCAAGCCGGCGAACGTCATGCTGACGCGCAACGGCCAGGTCAAGGTCATGGACTTCGGCATCGCCCGCGCCATGGGCGACTCCGGCATGACGATGACGCAGACCGCCGCGGTCATCGGCACCGCCCAGTACCTCTCACCGGAGCAGGCCAAGGGCGAGCAGGTCGACGCCCGGTCCGACCTGTACTCCACCGGCTGCCTGCTCTACGAGCTGCTGACGGTCCGGCCGCCCTTCGTGGGCGACTCCCCGGTCTCCGTCGCGTACCAGCACGTACGCGAGGAGCCGCAGCCGCCGAGCAACTTCGACCCCGAGATCACGCCCGAGATGGACGCCATCGTCCTGAAGGCCCTGGTCAAGGACCCGGACTACCGCTACCAGTCCGCCGACGAGATGCGCGTCGACATCGAGGCCTGCCTCGACGGCCAGCCCGTCGCGGCCACCGCGGCTATGGGCTCCGTCGGCTACGGCGGCTACCCCGACGACAAGCCGACCACCGCCCTGCGCCCCACCCCCGGCGGCCAGCAGACGTCCATGCTCCCCCCGATGAACCCGGACGACGGCGGCTACGGCTTCGACGGAGGCGACCGCCGCCGCCCGAAGAAGAGCAACGCCTCTACGATCCTCCTGGTCGTCGCGGGCATCCTGGTCCTGGTCGGCGCGGTCCTGATCGGCCGGTGGGTGTTCAGCTCGACGGGCGGTGCGGGCGACGAGTCGTTCCCGGCACCCAACTTCGTCAACCGGACCTTGCCGGACGCCAGAGACATGGCGAAGAACGTCGACTTGAAGGTCGCGACGAAGGAACAGCCTTGCGATGACACCCCGAAGGGCAGTGTCTGCGACCAGACCCCGAAGGCGAAGGACCCGGTCAACAAGGGCGACACGGTCACGCTGACGGTGTCGACGGGGGCGCCGAAGATCGCTGTGCCGGACGTCAAGAATCTGCCCTTCGAGAAGGCTGAGGCCACGCTCACGGAGAAGGGCTTCGATGTCCAGAGGAAGACCGAGGAGTCGGACCGGACTGCCGGCATCGTCCTCGCCCAGGATCCGGAAGGCGGCTCGGAGGAGGAGAAGGGCTCGACCGTCACCCTGACCGTCGCCAAGGAGCAGGAGCAGGAAACCGTTCCGGACGTCACGGGCAGGACCTGTGACGAGGCCAAGGCCCAGATGGAGGCCAACAACCTCACCGGCGTCTGCGTCGACGTGGAGACGGACGACGACAACCTGGTCGGCAAGGTCATCGCCACCGACCCCGAGGCCAACTCCCAGGCCGATCCGAACTCCACGGTGAACATCCAGATCGGCAAGGAAGCCGAGGACGAGGAGAAGGTCCAGGTCCCGCAGGTGGTCGGCCGGACCGTGGGCCAGGCCAAGCAGATCCTGAACCAGGCCGGCTTCACGAACATCCAGTTCCAGCCGGGCGCCGACCAGAGCGACACCGCGCTCGTCCAGGACCAGGACCCGGACCCGGGCCAGCAGGTCGACGACCCGGCCGGCACAACGATCACCCTCAACACCATCGGCTTCAACAACAACGGCGGCAACAACAACGGCGGCGGAGACAACGGAGGCGGCGGCATATTCGGCGGCGTCAACGGCGCCTCCGCCCGCACCGAGGACTGA
- a CDS encoding class E sortase: protein MAATTDHEEQTAASAHSPAPRRRGPGRIAMAVSVFGELLITAGLILGLFVAYSLWWTNVVADRKADKQGDKVRDHWAEDRGPIGLDTKDGIGFLHVPAMKNGEVLVKKGTAAKSLNDGTAGYYTDPIKSALPQDKKGNFSLAAHRDGHGAKFHNIDKLKKGDPIVFETKDEWYVYKVYETLPETSKYNVDVLAPVPKESGKKKPGRYITLTTCTPVFTSTYRYVVWGELDRVEKVDDERTPPEELR from the coding sequence GTGGCAGCGACGACCGACCACGAAGAGCAGACCGCGGCATCGGCGCATTCGCCCGCACCGCGCCGTCGCGGCCCCGGCCGGATCGCGATGGCCGTCAGCGTCTTCGGTGAACTGCTCATCACGGCGGGCCTGATCCTCGGCCTGTTCGTGGCCTACTCGCTGTGGTGGACGAACGTCGTCGCGGACCGCAAGGCCGACAAGCAGGGCGACAAGGTGCGCGACCACTGGGCCGAGGACCGCGGTCCGATCGGCCTGGACACCAAGGACGGCATCGGCTTTCTGCACGTACCCGCGATGAAGAACGGCGAGGTACTGGTCAAGAAGGGCACCGCCGCCAAGTCCCTCAACGACGGCACCGCCGGCTACTACACCGACCCGATCAAGTCCGCGCTCCCGCAGGACAAGAAGGGCAACTTCTCGCTGGCCGCGCACCGCGACGGGCACGGCGCGAAGTTCCACAACATCGACAAGCTGAAGAAGGGCGACCCGATCGTCTTCGAGACCAAGGACGAGTGGTACGTCTACAAGGTCTACGAGACCCTCCCCGAGACCTCCAAGTACAACGTCGATGTCCTCGCCCCCGTCCCCAAGGAATCCGGCAAGAAGAAGCCGGGCCGCTACATCACGCTGACGACCTGCACCCCGGTCTTCACCTCCACGTACCGGTACGTGGTGTGGGGCGAGCTGGACCGGGTGGAGAAGGTGGACGACGAGCGGACGCCGCCGGAGGAGCTGCGCTGA